A window from Lampris incognitus isolate fLamInc1 chromosome 5, fLamInc1.hap2, whole genome shotgun sequence encodes these proteins:
- the polr3f gene encoding DNA-directed RNA polymerase III subunit RPC6 isoform X3 has translation MPHLEPQQRAMAINKLLSLGQLDLLRNSSGLLYRMKDAQTPSKMKGSDNQEKLVYQIIEDAGNKGIWSRDIRFKSNLPLTEINKILKNLESKKLIKAVKSVAASKKKVYMLYNLQPDRSVTGGAWYSDQDFESEFVEVLNHQCFKFLQSKAEAARDSKQSPMVQRNSSFATSHEVWKYICELGISKVDLSMEDIETILNTLIYDGKVEMTIIAAKEGTVGSVDGQMKLYRGVKPILQPTGLVKAPCGVCPVFDDCHEGGEISPSTCIYMTEWLDF, from the exons GGTCAACTGGATCTTCTCCGAAACAGCTCAGGTCTTTTATATCGGATGAAGGATGCCCAGACGCCAAG TAAGATGAAGGGCTCTGACAACCAGGAGAAGCTGGTTTACCAGATCATCGAAGATGCAGGAAACAAAG GTATATGGAGTAGAGACATCCGATTCAAGAGCAATCTTCCTCTGACGGAGATCAACAAGATCCTGAAGAACCTGGAGAGCAAGAAGCTGATCAAGGCTGTCAAGTCTGTCGCT GCCTCAAAGAAGAAAGTCTACATGCTGTACAACCTGCAGCCGGACCGCTCAGTGACTGGAGGGGCCTGGTACAGTGACCAGGACTTTGAGTCAGAGTTTGtggaggttttgaatcaccagtGCTTCAAATTTCTTCAGAGTAAG GCAGAGGCAGCAAGGGACAGCAAGCAGAGCCCCATGGTGCAGAGGAACAGCTCCTTCGCCACCTCGCATGAAGTCTGGAAGTACATCTGTGAGCTGGGGATCAGCAAG GTGGATTTGTCCATGGAGGACATCGAGACCATCCTGAACACGCTGATCTATGATGGGAAGGTGGAGATGACCATCATAGCTGCGAAGGAAGGCACGGTGGGTAGCGTGGATGGACAGATGAAGCTCTACCGCGGGGTCAAACCCATTCTCCAGCCGACAGGCCTGGTCAAAGCTCCCTGTGGCGTCTGCCCG GTGTTTGATGACTGTCATGAAGGAGGAGAAATCTCTCCATCCACCTGCATCTACATGACAGAGTGGCTGGACTTCTGA